A genomic stretch from Achromobacter spanius includes:
- a CDS encoding lactonase family protein: MNTLSSAPRRSFIQLAGGLSAASAAGPWLSAMGASASATSSTSTTSPVSLTSAADSTAFAYVGTYTRDAPGGTAGGPPSAGIHVFAMRAQGWRLVQVMESDNPSYLAVHPTRRFLYAINEIEHWQGLPRGTAEAYAIEGDGSLRLLNRQPLSLSSTAPAHLAVSPDGKHLVTAQYLGGTYNVLPINRDGSLGAVSGIVKETGSGPRPEQQSAHPHMVLFDPTGQRVLATDLGSDRINAFTLEDGNLSLSGRTELPPGSGPRHLALHPDGALLYVVNELDASVACYGYDVIAGRVLEPRHTVPATPAGFTGTGNAASLLIHPSGRFLYVSTRRVQNDHPQADSIGVFGIGADGALAPLQVWTEGLRFPRALTMAPDGGALYALNQKGDSILRLRIDAATGRLENPDVVAQVPTPVCLVFA; this comes from the coding sequence ATGAACACGCTTTCCAGCGCGCCGCGCCGATCCTTCATCCAGCTTGCCGGCGGCTTGTCGGCCGCAAGCGCCGCAGGGCCGTGGCTGTCCGCGATGGGTGCGTCGGCATCTGCCACATCCTCCACCTCCACGACGTCCCCCGTCTCCCTGACATCCGCCGCCGATTCCACTGCCTTTGCCTACGTGGGCACCTACACGCGCGACGCGCCGGGCGGCACGGCAGGCGGGCCACCGTCCGCGGGCATCCACGTGTTTGCGATGCGCGCGCAAGGCTGGCGGCTGGTCCAGGTAATGGAAAGCGACAACCCGTCCTATCTGGCCGTGCATCCCACGCGGCGCTTTCTGTATGCCATCAACGAGATCGAACACTGGCAAGGGCTGCCCAGGGGCACGGCCGAGGCCTACGCCATTGAAGGCGACGGTAGCCTGCGATTGTTGAACCGGCAGCCGCTGTCCCTATCCAGCACCGCGCCGGCGCACCTGGCGGTATCGCCCGACGGCAAGCATCTGGTCACCGCGCAATACCTGGGCGGCACCTACAACGTGCTGCCCATCAACCGCGACGGATCGCTGGGCGCGGTGTCGGGCATCGTCAAGGAAACCGGCTCCGGCCCGCGTCCCGAACAGCAGTCCGCCCACCCGCACATGGTGCTGTTCGACCCCACCGGCCAGCGCGTGTTGGCTACCGACCTGGGCAGCGACCGCATCAATGCGTTCACGCTTGAAGACGGTAACTTGTCGCTCTCCGGCCGCACCGAACTGCCCCCGGGTAGCGGGCCGCGCCATCTGGCGCTGCATCCCGACGGCGCGCTGTTGTATGTCGTCAACGAGCTCGATGCCAGCGTGGCGTGCTACGGGTATGACGTCATTGCGGGCCGCGTCCTGGAACCCCGCCATACCGTCCCGGCCACGCCCGCCGGCTTTACCGGTACGGGCAACGCGGCGTCACTGCTTATTCATCCGTCCGGCCGCTTTCTGTATGTGTCTACCCGCCGCGTGCAGAACGATCACCCGCAAGCCGACAGCATCGGGGTCTTTGGCATCGGTGCGGACGGCGCGCTCGCGCCGCTGCAAGTCTGGACGGAAGGATTGCGCTTTCCGCGCGCGCTGACCATGGCACCGGATGGCGGTGCGTTGTACGCGCTGAACCAGAAGGGCGATTCGATTCTGCGCTTGCGTATCGATGCCGCAACGGGGCGCCTGGAGAACCCCGACGTAGTGGCTCAGGTGCCCACGCCGGTGTGCCTGGTGTTCGCCTGA
- a CDS encoding M23 family metallopeptidase: protein MNFNPVLRFIRRIVVLSLLAALAVWAWPRLPDAARAPWHMARLAWQEAPTSLPVPVQGVSSGRLTDTWGAARSGGRRHEGIDIFAPRGTPVLSTTEGVVLQVGTNNLGGQVVWVLGPGRQRHYYAHLDGYADIERGQLVVPGDVLGYVGNTGNAQGTPPHLHYGIYDGGAINPYVLLVTKKAPP, encoded by the coding sequence ATGAACTTCAACCCTGTCCTGCGCTTCATCAGGCGCATCGTCGTACTTTCCTTGTTGGCCGCGCTGGCGGTCTGGGCGTGGCCGCGATTGCCCGACGCGGCGCGCGCGCCATGGCATATGGCGCGGCTCGCCTGGCAAGAAGCCCCTACGTCATTGCCCGTGCCGGTGCAGGGCGTTTCCTCCGGACGCCTCACTGACACGTGGGGCGCGGCCCGGTCTGGCGGCCGGCGCCACGAAGGCATCGACATTTTCGCCCCGCGTGGCACACCCGTGCTTTCCACCACCGAAGGCGTGGTGCTGCAAGTTGGCACGAACAACCTGGGCGGCCAGGTGGTGTGGGTGCTGGGCCCCGGCCGCCAACGGCATTACTACGCGCATCTGGACGGCTACGCCGACATTGAACGCGGGCAATTGGTGGTGCCGGGCGACGTGCTGGGTTACGTCGGCAATACGGGGAATGCCCAAGGAACGCCGCCGCATTTGCATTATGGAATTTATGACGGCGGGGCTATCAACCCGTATGTGCTGTTGGTGACGAAGAAAGCGCCGCCCTGA